In one window of Eriocheir sinensis breed Jianghai 21 unplaced genomic scaffold, ASM2467909v1 Scaffold328, whole genome shotgun sequence DNA:
- the LOC126991720 gene encoding uncharacterized protein LOC126991720 — protein sequence MVVVIIGPELKTTPLSSDSGVSQVTTQEATRASPSTPRLAERTLGMMNDDAASTVSASPSLTDMTVVDAVSTFPFFSRLTDTEGTLVANSGAAKESTCITLPVPRWLVLDFTLVSFVDSASAAVLKQLHHDLQIAGVKLCLASASDRVLQALEKCGVLQEITSDLIFHSIHDAVAVITCTKAHQANDLQKS from the exons ATGGTTGTCGTTATAATCGGGCCTGAATTGAAGACTACACCGCTCAGCAGTGACAGTGGCGTTAGTCAGGTCACCACGCAGGAAGCCACCAGAGCCTCGCCCTCCACCCCGCGTCTCGCAGAGCGGACTCTGGGGATGATGAACGATGACGCGGCCAGCACCGTATCAGCCAGCCCATCGCTCACAGACATGACAGTGGTTGACGCAGTCagcaccttccccttcttctccagaCTCACGGACACAGAAGGGACACTGGTGGCCAACAGTGGCGCCGCCAAGGAGTCCACCTGCATCACGCTGCCG GTGCCCCGCTGGCTGGTGCTCGACTTTACCCTCGTCAGCTTCGTAGACTCGGCGAGCGCCGCCGTCCTGAAGCAGCTGCACCACGACCTCCAGATCGCCGGGGTCAAGCTGTGCCTCGCCTCAGCCTCAG aCAGGGTACTGCAAGCCCTTGAAAAGTGCGGCGTCCTGCAGGAGATCACCAGTGACCTGATCTTCCACTCCATACATGACGCAGTGGCAGTCATCACCTGCACCAAGGCTCACCAGGCCAATGACCTGCAAAAGTCATAG
- the LOC126991724 gene encoding uncharacterized protein LOC126991724: protein MALFTVVLAAALCRGKMARGRRHCSLWCWLLHCAGARWLGADGTVHCGVGCCTVPGQSGLGQMALFTVVLAAALCRGKVARGRWHCSLWCWLLHCAGARWLGADGTVHCGVGCCTVPGQDGSGQTALFTVVLAAALCRGKVARGRRHCSLWCWLLHCAGARWLGADGTVHCGVGCCTVPGQGGSGHTALFTVVLAAALCRGKVARGRWHCSLRCWLLHCAGARWLGADGTVHCGVGCCTVPGQGDSGQMALFTVVLAAALCRGKVAHGRRHCSLWCWLLHCAGARWLMADGTVHCGVGCCTVPGQGGSGHTALFTVVLAAALRRDTHKASHQCV from the exons atggcactgttcactgtggtgttggctgctgcactgtgccggggcaagatggctcggggcagacggcactgttcactgtggtgttggctgctgcactgtgccggggcaagatGGCTCGGGGCAgatggcactgttcactgtggtgttggctgctgcactgtgccggggcaaagTGGCTTGGGGCAgatggcactgttcactgtggtgttggctgctgcactgtgccggggcaag gtggctcggggcagatggcactgttcactgtggtgttggctgctgcactgtgccggggcaaggtggctcggggcagacggcactgttcactgtggtgttggctgctgcactgtgccggggcagg Atggctcggggcagacggcactgttcactgtggtgttggctgctgcactgtgccggggcaaggtggctcggggcaggcggcactgttcactgtggtgttggctgctgcactgtgccggggcaag gtggctcggggcagacggcactgttcactgtggtgttggctgctgcactgtgccggggcaag gtggctcggggcacacggcactgttcactgtggtgttggctgctgcactgtgccggggcaag GTGGCTCGGGGCAGATGGCACTGTTCACTgcggtgttggctgctgcactgtgccggggcaaggtggctcggggcagacggcactgttcactgtggtgttggctgctgcactgtgccggggcaaggtgacTCGGGGCAgatggcactgttcactgtggtgttggctgctgcactgtgccggggcaag gtggctcatggcagacggcactgttcactgtggtgttggctgctgcactgtgccggggcaaggtggctcatggcagacggcactgttcactgtggtgttggctgctgcactgtgccggggcaaggtggctcgGGGCACACGGCACTGTTCAcagtggtgttggctgctgcactgcgCCGGG ACACTCATAAGGcctctcaccagtgtgtgtaa
- the LOC126991723 gene encoding sulfate transporter-like, whose product MDQSLSVPSEVRVTRPTLTVPRRSHLYDYCPEERPGLRKRLQKRVQACGRCSRLPILDWLFKYNPRQAFLGDLIAGLTVGVMSTPQGMGYALMADLPPIMGIYASIFSSLIYMFLGTSSHVSLGLSASLCMLTGKVVADLATLDAPPTANATDFYSTSTAPQSPGDFTTYHFSDYADFNTTADPTYSPIQVASALVIIVGVWQVMMGVFQLGEVSTILLSEMVISGFTTGVAFHVLTSQAKNLLGIAVPRYSGPFKAFFTYRDLFKNLLNANPAAVVVSAICMVVLVVNNEVIKPKMRKVSRIPLPIELLVVGVGTLASYLLNMKDNNNIAVIGHVPKGFPKPSMPLLELAPSMLLDTFLVAVIGYTLAISMTKIIAKKKGYTIDPTQEMYAQGFINLFGSFFSCAPMSVLLSRSMVQEAAGGVTNITCFFTSGLLIAVLYSIGQLFESLPICVLSCIILVALKGIFLQVHDLFRLWLSSRPDAVIWLVSCLMSMVVDLDYGLLAGVVTSLMVLLLRAQRPPTASLGHVPSTDLYLDLDRYHKAVAVPGVKIFQFGGPLHFGNAPYFRSSLFSTTGLDLDALKATNTSSPKMEEPPTDASLYKVLLFPSRRD is encoded by the exons ATGGATCAATCCCTATCGGTGCCGTCCGAGGTGCGGGTGACGCGCCCCACCCTCACTGTGCCCCGCCGCTCCCACCTGTACGACTACTGCCCCGAGGAACGCCCAG GTCTGCGGAAGAGGCTACAGAAGCGGGTGCAGGCGTGTGGCAGGTGCTCCCGTCTGCCCATCCTCGACTGGCTCTTCAAGTACAATCCCCGCCAGGCCTTCCTTGGGGACCTCATCGCCGGCCTCACCGTCGGCGTGATGAGCACCCCGCAAG GGATGGGCTACGCCTTAATGGCCGACCTGCCCCCCATTATGGGCATCTACGCCAGCATCTTCTCCTCGCTGATCTACATGTTCCTGGGCACGTCAAGCCACGTCTCCCTCG GGCTGTCGGCGTCCCTGTGCATGCTGACTGGGAAGGTGGTGGCGGACCTGGCCACCCTCGACGCTCCGCCCACAGCCAACGCCACGGACTTCTACTCCACCTCCACCGCACCGCAGAGCCCCGGGGACTTCACTACTTATCACTTCAGCGACTACGCCGACTTCAACACCACCGCCGACCCGACCTACAGCCCCATCCAGGTGGCTTCAGCGCTGGTCATCATCGTTGGGGTGTGGCAG GTGATGATGGGCGTGTTCCAGCTCGGGGAGGTGTCCACTATCCTGCTCTCAGAAATGGTCATCTCGGGCTTCACCACCGGCGTCGCTTTCCATGTCCTCACCTCTCAGGCCAAGAACTTGCTGGGCATCGCTGTGCCACGCTACTCCGGCCCCTTCAAGGCCTTCTTC ACATACCGAGACCTGTTCAAGAATCTGTTAAACGCCAacccggcggcggtggtggtgtcggcGATCTGCATGGTGGTGCTGGTTGTCAACAACGAGGTGATCAAG CCCAAGATGCGGAAGGTGAGCCGCATCCCTCTGCCCATCGAGCTGCTGGTGGTGGGCGTGGGCACGCTGGCCAGCTACCTGCTCAACATGAAGGACAACAATAACATTGCGGTCATCGGCCACGTGCCCAAAGG GTTCCCCAAGCCGTCCATGCCCCTCCTCGAGCTGGCCCCAAGCATGCTTCTGGACACCTTCCTCGTCGCGGTGATCGGCTACACGTTGGCTATTTCCATGACAAAGATCATCGCCAAGAAAAAAGGCTACACGATCGACCCCACCCAGGAGATGTACGCCCAG GGCTTCATCAACTTGTTCGGGTCGTTCTTCTCCTGCGCACCCATGTCCGTGTTGCTGTCAAGGTCGATGGTTCAGGAGGCGGCGGGCGGCGTCACCAACATCACCTGCTTCTTCACCAGCGGCCTCCTGATCGCAGTGCTCTACTCCATTGGGCAACTCTTTGAGTCGCTCCCCATC TGTGTGCTGTCCTGCATCATCTTGGTGGCGCTCAAGGGAATATTCCTGCAAGTGCACGACCTGTTCAGACTGTGGTTGTCCTCTCGCCCGGACGCCGTCATCTGGCTGGTGAGCTGCCTCATGTCCATGGTGGTGGACCTGGACTACGGGCTGCTGGCGGGCGTGGTCACCTCCCTGATGGTGCTGCTGCTTCGCGCCCAACGGCCGCCCACTGCAAGCCTCGGACACGTGCCCTCAACCGACCTCTACCTTGACCTGGACAGGTACCACAAG GCGGTGGCGGTGCCCGGCGTAAAGATCTTCCAGTTCGGCGGGCCACTCCACTTCGGCAACGCCCCTTACTTCCGCTCCAGCCTCTTCTCCACAACGGGCCTTGACCTCGACGCCCTCAAGGCTACTAACACTTCCTCCCCCAAGATGGAGGAGCCGCCTACTGACGCTTCCCTGTACAAGGTGCTTCTCTTCCCATCCAGACGAGACTGA